One Solanum lycopersicum chromosome 2, SLM_r2.1 genomic region harbors:
- the LOC101252252 gene encoding protein RST1 isoform X4 codes for MDSYSQLLEKIRIPQPSLQKFAVISIFDKLRSAPTYLNPDSAPGTDAITQCLHSTSASVLDQSVRELCRLVRDSKLDLSRGLLELQSALEASDSRFVSLFVKGIGFLVRLGFQNNSLPSLSSENHPFVKVLSCRVEVQTELVQQVLIFIMQSKNSGMVEVCDFLLPFLNYSIVRMPSSVSVSSFIRSLVSSLAGLCCSIPLEAIPVIKLLIGRLKFFPCDNAEDFTNISHCLECIVDAYVVVLQQLVEMGSLLHQVQLCGVELLDVMFSLCTNPKHTSSIENILEVSRRILIVQKDLGLSFIPELSTITLSLFMVLMQSELEHEQFLEVKLVLFLLKWKHENENDVFRDAYDLNEELLFIFPAISLLSSPSKSVKQLATDLLHILGKLSSKLLIAQKTGQPKGMKFPTISTPKYIVFRLLQHIWLQELSPLSGSFYLNYEPSHVTSIRDEHYVSKTWSSLVTDHLHHIIARRKSSSISQSQNIFLIDMPMILSAIACVLVMHQADGSSSVDILANSSRADPKLGVPLLLVIQFYNHIFSTNTSVDSHGVLLKLLELLPSLASHPAIIPLVIQTLLPMLQNDKKPVLFATAIRLLCKTWEYNDRVFGTLQGVLLANRFTRFASKRDICISMAVSICDICRRNPDRGVDLILSIAACVENQDPLVQSLGLQSLGHLCEADAIDFYSAWDVIAKHVLNYSANAMVAHSLCLLLNWGAMDAQAYPEASVDVLKILWNIGTSQDCRQASLWSKARASAFVALTSYEVEHLERSIPDFKDRNLEYLVSETDPEVLTALEGFEVKLITFEHITRRRLVKQKKVSGNKIEKLLDVFPRLIFASERREKELPGAALFCLPFTKKDSRKPGASEDLQDVQAKYEASLIDIATSLQLSRNILISILSLQSWKPFMRRWMRAYVLLLDAKLQTAVLDKTPKAAMEILKSMTAIAERSLPRSAENIALAVGALCSVLPASAHAVKATASKFLLDWLFQHEHEYRQWSAAISLGLISSCLHLTDHKQKFENINALLEVASVSKSTLVKGACGVGLGYSCQTLLARAAAHPGKETHKIEEAELLRKIIRTLSQMISQFTPSSADVLETLSVSFPLRSDNLNSNFAGEFLGSMSENLEEDVWGVAGLVLGLGNCVGAMYRAGMYDAVLNVKALLISWIPHPSEVTTMSKDHEILLFVGSCLAVPTVMATCQRFELIDDAELEHLLSCYKELISELLSIKRFDTFHQSLLMASCLGAGSLVGVVLNEGSHSLKIEHIKELLALFRKSYADSNPPLIYLGAMLGVVNALGAGAGTLIEPHPLSSSHSSSDQKEASYISGPLITNDVLEPDLTSLVQEMFLVAQNSDAHQLQQHAAWAISFLRHYLWVKDLQNDESTSENDSVGSKTVSQNFPEDSTVMKLSMWLMHLNYLGTGDVSHVNTVSSVLRCLSHASRLPPLDWGAIIRRCMRYESRVAGLLAQDITFERGNLREECLLFSLSHANQFDPLLSFLDELCDIPRLRVLESRLQFFLLSHLADLVKIFSGSRIVKLFEDVAELLSWSTCPESCDPLEKITFRISCWRGLQLCLDESSHHTQDYKSSMEKCMEFLFTLLPSAQTDESCQVKIFEEWSEALRCLEKAQQGWLLDLLKVSEVNFTVANSLSFETVKKIQAIAKLVQSGSLPLTVLGKLKACLLDSRSQDIWDALTEVSITVQHAEGNAKRQWLIEALEISCITRFPSTALQFVGLLCGSCCIYRPVLIVDKFTVLSDLPVTLTSLLSDSSWMVVADSVVSYLWASTERIYEWNKQLKGGFDTQSIDKSENDIACFLLLVMYQACVSLKDHLPSEKQLQLANMVVPANMDVHAFQARLNFDMKSLPLL; via the exons ATGGACTCTTACTCTCAACTGCTGGAGAAAATTCGAATCCCCCAACCGTCGCTGCAGAAATTCGCAGTCATCTCGATATTCGACAAACTTCGATCGGCTCCGACTTACTTGAACCCTGACTCCGCCCCTGGAACCGACGCCATTACTCAGTGCCTTCATTCCACCTCCGCTTCTGTACTTGATCAATCGGTTAGAGAGCTATGCCGCCTCGTCAGAGACTCCAAATTGGACCTATCTCGCGGATTACTCGAGCTCCAGTCTGCCCTCGAAGCATCCGATTCTCGTTTTGTCAGTCTTTTTGTCAAAGGAATAGGTTTCCTTGTTCGGTTGGGTTTCCAGAACAATTCGTTGCCGTCTCTATCTTCAGAGAATCATCCATTCGTCAAG GTGCTTTCTTGCCGAGTGGAGGTTCAAACAGAGCTAGTGCAACAAGTGCTTATTTTCATAATGCAGAGCAAGAATTCGGGAATGGTTGAAGTTTGTGATTTCTTGTTACCTTTCTTGAATTATTCAATTGTTAGGATGCCCTCATCTGTTTCAGTTTCTTCATTTATAAGAAGTTTGGTATCGTCACTAGCTGGACTTTGTTGTTCAATTCCTTTAGAGGCCATTCCTGTTATTAAACTCCTCATTGGGCGTTTGAAGTTCTTTCCATGCGATAATGCAGAA GATTTTACTAATATTTCGCACTGCCTTGAATGCATTGTAGATGCATATGTGGTGGTCCTGCAACAATTGGTGGAAATGGGATCG CTGCTTCATCAAGTTCAGTTATGTGGTGTGGAGCTTCTGGATGTTATGTTCTCCTTGTGTACAAATCCAAAGCACACGAGTTCAATTGAGAACATTTTAGAAGTATCGAGGCGCATATTGATTGTGCAAAAAGATCTTGGTTTGAGCTTTATACCTGaattatcaacaattacccTGTCCTTATTTATGGTGCTTATGCAGTCTGAACTTGAACATGAACAATTCTTGGAGGTGAAACTTGTTCTATTTCTGTTGAAGTGGAAACATGAGAACG AGAATGATGTCTTTAGAGATGCATATGATTTGAATGAAGAGCTCTTATTCATCTTCCCTGCTATCAGCCTTCTTTCTTCTCCATCTAAATCAGTAAAACAATTAGCAACCGATTTGCTTCACATTTTGGGAAAGCTTTCGAGTAAGCTACTTATTGCACAAAAAACTGGACAGCCGAAAGGAATGAAATTTCCGACCATTAGTACACCTAAATACATAGTCTTCAGACTCTTGCAGCATATATGGCTTCAG GAACTGTCTCCATTGTCTGGTTCTTTTTATCTGAATTACGAGCCTAGTCATGTCACTTCTATTAGAGACGAGCACTATGTATCAAAAACTTGGAGCTCATTGGTTACCGACCACTTGCATCATATTATTGCAAGAAGGAAGTCCTCATCCATCTCTCAGTCTCAGAATATCTTTCTGATCG ATATGCCCATGATACTCAGTGCAATTGCCTGTGTCCTCGTCATGCATCAAGCAGATGGGAGCTCTTCTGTTGATATCTTGGCTAATAGTAGCAGAGCGGATCCTAAACTAGGTGTCCCTTTGTTACTAGTCATTCAATTCTACAATCATATATTTTCCACGAACACAAGTGTTGACTCTCATGGAGTTCTG CTAAAACTTCTGGAACTGCTGCCATCACTTGCTTCCCATCCTGCAATCATACCTCTCGTTATTCAGACACTGTTGCCTATGCTTCAGAATGATAAGAAACC TGTTCTATTTGCCACTGCGATTCGCTTACTTTGCAAAACCTGGGAATACAACGACCGTGTCTTTGGGACCTTGCAG GGAGTACTACTTGCGAATAGATTTACTCGGTTTGCGTCTAAGCGAGATATTTGCATTAGCATGGCTGTTTCCATCTGTGATATCTGCAGAAGAAATCCTGATCGTGGAGTGGACCTTATTTTATCCATTGCG GCTTGCGTGGAGAATCAAGATCCTTTAGTGCAGTCTCTGGGTCTTCAAAGCCTTGGCCACCTCTGTGAAGCCGATGCCATTG ATTTTTATTCTGCTTGGGATGTGATTGCAAAGCATGTGCTAAACTACTCAGCGAACGCCATGGTTGCTCACAG CCTCTGTCTTCTTTTGAACTGGGGTGCGATGGATGCACAAGCATACCCTGAGGCATCAGTAGATGTGTTGAAGATACTATGGAATATTGGAACCTCCCAAGATTGTAGACAAGCTTCCTTATGGTCCAAAGCTCGGGCATCTGCCTTTGTGGCATTAACCAGTTATGAG GTAGAGCATCTTGAAAGAAGTATTCCGGACTTCAAGGACAGAAACTTGGAGTATCTTGTGTCCGAGACTGACCCTGAAGTGCTTACTGCGCTGGAAGGATTTGAAGTCAAACTTATAACTTTCGAGCACAT CACCCGGCGAAGATTAGTAAAGCAGAAAAAGGTGTCTGGAAACAAAATTGAGAAGCTGTTAGATGTTTTTCCACGTCTCATCTTTGCTTCAG aaagaagagaaaaagaattaCCTGGTGCAGCTCTTTTTTGCCTTCCCTTTACAAAGAAAGATTCAAGGAAGCCAGGAGCATCAGAG GACTTGCAAGATGTACAAGCTAAATATGAAGCCTCACTGATTGATATAGCAACATCTCTTCAACTGTCAAGAAATATATTGATATCAATTCTTTCTTTGCAATCATGGAAGCCCTTCATGCGGAGGTGGATGAGAGCTTATGTCTTGTTACTTGATGCTAAGTTGCAGACTGCTGTTTTGGACAAAACTCCTAAAGCTGCCATGGAAATTCTTAAG AGTATGACAGCAATTGCAGAGAGATCTCTCCCTCGATCTGCTGAGAATATTGCATTAGCTGTTGGAGCCCTTTGTTCG GTGTTGCCTGCTTCCGCACATGCTGTTAAAGCGACCGCCTCAAAGTTTTTGCTGGATTGGTTGTTCCAACATGAACATGAGTATCGCCAATGGTCAGCAGCAATCTCTCTTGGTCTGATATCAAGTTGCCTACACCTCACTGATCACAAGCAGAAATTTGAGAATATCAATGCACTGCTTGAG GTTGCATCTGTGAGCAAAAGCACACTTGTGAAAGGAGCTTGTGGAGTTGGGTTAGGTTATTCATGTCAAACTCTTCTAGCCAGAGCTGCTGCTCACCCGGGCAAAGAGACACACAAGATAGAGGAAGCAGAATTGTTGAGAAAGATCATCAGAACCTTATCCCAGATGATCTCTCAATTCACACCTTCTTCGGCTGATGTTCTTGAAACTCTTTCAGTATCTTTTCCACTTCGATCAGataatttgaattcaaattttgcTGGTGAATTTCTTGGCTCGATGAGTGAGAATTTAGAGGAAGATGTGTGGGGCGTTGCAGGGCTTGTATTGGGTTTGGGTAATTGTGTTGGTGCAATGTACAGAGCTGGGATGTATGATGCAGTTCTTAATGTGAAAGCGTTACTTATTTCATGGATTCCACACCCTTCTGAAGTTACAACTATGAGCAAAgatcatgaaattttattatttgtgggCTCGTGTCTTGCTGTACCTACTGTAATGGCCACATGTCAGAGGTTTGAACTTATTGATGATGCAGAGCTGGAACATCTTTTGAGTTGCTATAAGGAACTAATCTCTGAGCTACTCTCTATTAAAAGATTTGACACCTTCCACCAGAGCTTATTGATGGCATCTTGTTTGGGAGCAGGAAGTCTTGTTGGTGTGGTTTTGAATGAAGGGTCGCACTCTTTGAAAATtgaacacattaaagaattGCTTGCACTGTTCAGAAAAAGTTACGCAGACTCCAATCCTCCACTAATTTATCTCGGTGCCATGCTTGGAGTTGTAAATGCATTAGGAGCAGGTGCAGGGACACTGATTGAACCCCACCCTTTGAGTTCATCACATTCTTCTTCTGATCAGAAG GAAGCTTCTTATATATCTGGTCCTTTAATTACAAATGATGTTCTCGAGCCTGATTTAACATCACTTGTGCAAGAGATGTTCCTAGTTGCGCAAAATTCTGATGCTCATCAGTTACAGCAGCATGCAGCATGGGCAATCTCATTTCTTAGACATTATTTGTGGGTCAAAGATCTTCAAAATGATGAAAGTACCTCAGAGAATGATTCTGTTGGTTCGAAGACCGTCTCACAAAATTTTCCTGAGGACAGCACGGTCATGAAATTGTCTATGTGGCTAATGCATCTGAACTATCTTGGG ACAGGTGATGTCTCACATGTAAACACAGTTTCTAGTGTTCTGCGGTGTCTCTCACATGCTTCTAGGCTACCACCATTGGATTGGGGCGCAATCATCAGACGGTGCATGAGATATGAGAGTCGAGTTGCTGGCTTGTTGGCACAAGACATAACTTTTGAGAGAGGAAATCTCAGGGAGGAATGCTTGCTTTTCTCATTATCGCATGCTAACCAATTTGATCCTCTCCTTAGCTTCCTTGATGAGCTATGTGACATCCCTCGGTTGAGGGTGCTCGAGTCACGCCTGCAATTCTTTTTGCTTTCACATTTGGCCGACCTGGTTAAGATTTTCTCAGGTTCTCGGATCGTGAAATTATTTGAAGATGTTGCTGAGTTATTATCATGGTCTACTTGTCCTGAGAGTTGTGACCCCCTAGAAAAAATCACATTTAGGATTTCATGCTGGAGGGGACTTCAATTGTGTTTGGATGAATCTTCTCATCACACTCAAGACTATAAATCTAGCATGGAAAAATGCATGGAGTTTCTCTTTACTTTGCTGCCTTCTGCTCAAACTGACGAGTCTTGTCAGgttaaaatttttgaagaatggtCTGAAGCACTTAGATGCCTGGAGAAGGCTCAACAAGGATGGCTATTGGATCTTCTAAAG GTTTCAGAGGTGAACTTCACTGTCGCAAACTCTCTGTCGTTTGAAACTGTGAAAAAGATTCAAGCAATAGCAAAACTAGTTCAAAGTGGTTCCCTGCCATTGACTGTGCTTGGTAAACTAAAAGCTTGTCTTTTGGACAGCAGATCTCAAG ATATTTGGGATGCTCTAACTGAAGTTTCAATAACCGTACAACATGCTGAAGGGAATGCCAAAAGACAATGGCTCATTGAGGCACTGGAAATTAGTTGCATTACGAGATTTCCGTCCACG GCTCTGCAGTTTGTCGGCCTGCTATGTGGAAGCTGCTGTATCTATAGGCCCGTGTTAATTGTGGACAAATTCACTGTTTTGAGCGATCTGCCAGTCACCCTCACGTCCCTCCTCTCGGATAGCTCCTGGATGGTAGTAGCAGATTCTGTTGTTTCTTATTTGTGGGCGTCGACGGAGCGGATATATGAATGGAACAAACAATTGAAAGGTGGTTTTGATACACAGTCCATCGACAAGAGTGAAAATGATATAGCCTGCTTTCTCCTACTAGTGATGTATCAGGCTTGTGTGTCCTTGAAAGATCATCTACCTTCAGAGAAACAGCTTCAGCTTGCCAATATGGTGGTACCAGCAAATATGGATGTCCATGCGTTCCAAGCaagattaaattttgatatgaaGAGTCTACCTCTGCTTTGA
- the LOC101252252 gene encoding protein RST1 isoform X1, which translates to MDSYSQLLEKIRIPQPSLQKFAVISIFDKLRSAPTYLNPDSAPGTDAITQCLHSTSASVLDQSVRELCRLVRDSKLDLSRGLLELQSALEASDSRFVSLFVKGIGFLVRLGFQNNSLPSLSSENHPFVKVLSCRVEVQTELVQQVLIFIMQSKNSGMVEVCDFLLPFLNYSIVRMPSSVSVSSFIRSLVSSLAGLCCSIPLEAIPVIKLLIGRLKFFPCDNAEDFTNISHCLECIVDAYVVVLQQLVEMGSQLLHQVQLCGVELLDVMFSLCTNPKHTSSIENILEVSRRILIVQKDLGLSFIPELSTITLSLFMVLMQSELEHEQFLEVKLVLFLLKWKHENENDVFRDAYDLNEELLFIFPAISLLSSPSKSVKQLATDLLHILGKLSSKLLIAQKTGQPKGMKFPTISTPKYIVFRLLQHIWLQELSPLSGSFYLNYEPSHVTSIRDEHYVSKTWSSLVTDHLHHIIARRKSSSISQSQNIFLIDMPMILSAIACVLVMHQADGSSSVDILANSSRADPKLGVPLLLVIQFYNHIFSTNTSVDSHGVLLKLLELLPSLASHPAIIPLVIQTLLPMLQNDKKPVLFATAIRLLCKTWEYNDRVFGTLQGVLLANRFTRFASKRDICISMAVSICDICRRNPDRGVDLILSIAACVENQDPLVQSLGLQSLGHLCEADAIDFYSAWDVIAKHVLNYSANAMVAHSLCLLLNWGAMDAQAYPEASVDVLKILWNIGTSQDCRQASLWSKARASAFVALTSYEVEHLERSIPDFKDRNLEYLVSETDPEVLTALEGFEVKLITFEHITRRRLVKQKKVSGNKIEKLLDVFPRLIFASGKERREKELPGAALFCLPFTKKDSRKPGASEDLQDVQAKYEASLIDIATSLQLSRNILISILSLQSWKPFMRRWMRAYVLLLDAKLQTAVLDKTPKAAMEILKSMTAIAERSLPRSAENIALAVGALCSVLPASAHAVKATASKFLLDWLFQHEHEYRQWSAAISLGLISSCLHLTDHKQKFENINALLEVASVSKSTLVKGACGVGLGYSCQTLLARAAAHPGKETHKIEEAELLRKIIRTLSQMISQFTPSSADVLETLSVSFPLRSDNLNSNFAGEFLGSMSENLEEDVWGVAGLVLGLGNCVGAMYRAGMYDAVLNVKALLISWIPHPSEVTTMSKDHEILLFVGSCLAVPTVMATCQRFELIDDAELEHLLSCYKELISELLSIKRFDTFHQSLLMASCLGAGSLVGVVLNEGSHSLKIEHIKELLALFRKSYADSNPPLIYLGAMLGVVNALGAGAGTLIEPHPLSSSHSSSDQKEASYISGPLITNDVLEPDLTSLVQEMFLVAQNSDAHQLQQHAAWAISFLRHYLWVKDLQNDESTSENDSVGSKTVSQNFPEDSTVMKLSMWLMHLNYLGTGDVSHVNTVSSVLRCLSHASRLPPLDWGAIIRRCMRYESRVAGLLAQDITFERGNLREECLLFSLSHANQFDPLLSFLDELCDIPRLRVLESRLQFFLLSHLADLVKIFSGSRIVKLFEDVAELLSWSTCPESCDPLEKITFRISCWRGLQLCLDESSHHTQDYKSSMEKCMEFLFTLLPSAQTDESCQVKIFEEWSEALRCLEKAQQGWLLDLLKVSEVNFTVANSLSFETVKKIQAIAKLVQSGSLPLTVLGKLKACLLDSRSQDIWDALTEVSITVQHAEGNAKRQWLIEALEISCITRFPSTALQFVGLLCGSCCIYRPVLIVDKFTVLSDLPVTLTSLLSDSSWMVVADSVVSYLWASTERIYEWNKQLKGGFDTQSIDKSENDIACFLLLVMYQACVSLKDHLPSEKQLQLANMVVPANMDVHAFQARLNFDMKSLPLL; encoded by the exons ATGGACTCTTACTCTCAACTGCTGGAGAAAATTCGAATCCCCCAACCGTCGCTGCAGAAATTCGCAGTCATCTCGATATTCGACAAACTTCGATCGGCTCCGACTTACTTGAACCCTGACTCCGCCCCTGGAACCGACGCCATTACTCAGTGCCTTCATTCCACCTCCGCTTCTGTACTTGATCAATCGGTTAGAGAGCTATGCCGCCTCGTCAGAGACTCCAAATTGGACCTATCTCGCGGATTACTCGAGCTCCAGTCTGCCCTCGAAGCATCCGATTCTCGTTTTGTCAGTCTTTTTGTCAAAGGAATAGGTTTCCTTGTTCGGTTGGGTTTCCAGAACAATTCGTTGCCGTCTCTATCTTCAGAGAATCATCCATTCGTCAAG GTGCTTTCTTGCCGAGTGGAGGTTCAAACAGAGCTAGTGCAACAAGTGCTTATTTTCATAATGCAGAGCAAGAATTCGGGAATGGTTGAAGTTTGTGATTTCTTGTTACCTTTCTTGAATTATTCAATTGTTAGGATGCCCTCATCTGTTTCAGTTTCTTCATTTATAAGAAGTTTGGTATCGTCACTAGCTGGACTTTGTTGTTCAATTCCTTTAGAGGCCATTCCTGTTATTAAACTCCTCATTGGGCGTTTGAAGTTCTTTCCATGCGATAATGCAGAA GATTTTACTAATATTTCGCACTGCCTTGAATGCATTGTAGATGCATATGTGGTGGTCCTGCAACAATTGGTGGAAATGGGATCG CAGCTGCTTCATCAAGTTCAGTTATGTGGTGTGGAGCTTCTGGATGTTATGTTCTCCTTGTGTACAAATCCAAAGCACACGAGTTCAATTGAGAACATTTTAGAAGTATCGAGGCGCATATTGATTGTGCAAAAAGATCTTGGTTTGAGCTTTATACCTGaattatcaacaattacccTGTCCTTATTTATGGTGCTTATGCAGTCTGAACTTGAACATGAACAATTCTTGGAGGTGAAACTTGTTCTATTTCTGTTGAAGTGGAAACATGAGAACG AGAATGATGTCTTTAGAGATGCATATGATTTGAATGAAGAGCTCTTATTCATCTTCCCTGCTATCAGCCTTCTTTCTTCTCCATCTAAATCAGTAAAACAATTAGCAACCGATTTGCTTCACATTTTGGGAAAGCTTTCGAGTAAGCTACTTATTGCACAAAAAACTGGACAGCCGAAAGGAATGAAATTTCCGACCATTAGTACACCTAAATACATAGTCTTCAGACTCTTGCAGCATATATGGCTTCAG GAACTGTCTCCATTGTCTGGTTCTTTTTATCTGAATTACGAGCCTAGTCATGTCACTTCTATTAGAGACGAGCACTATGTATCAAAAACTTGGAGCTCATTGGTTACCGACCACTTGCATCATATTATTGCAAGAAGGAAGTCCTCATCCATCTCTCAGTCTCAGAATATCTTTCTGATCG ATATGCCCATGATACTCAGTGCAATTGCCTGTGTCCTCGTCATGCATCAAGCAGATGGGAGCTCTTCTGTTGATATCTTGGCTAATAGTAGCAGAGCGGATCCTAAACTAGGTGTCCCTTTGTTACTAGTCATTCAATTCTACAATCATATATTTTCCACGAACACAAGTGTTGACTCTCATGGAGTTCTG CTAAAACTTCTGGAACTGCTGCCATCACTTGCTTCCCATCCTGCAATCATACCTCTCGTTATTCAGACACTGTTGCCTATGCTTCAGAATGATAAGAAACC TGTTCTATTTGCCACTGCGATTCGCTTACTTTGCAAAACCTGGGAATACAACGACCGTGTCTTTGGGACCTTGCAG GGAGTACTACTTGCGAATAGATTTACTCGGTTTGCGTCTAAGCGAGATATTTGCATTAGCATGGCTGTTTCCATCTGTGATATCTGCAGAAGAAATCCTGATCGTGGAGTGGACCTTATTTTATCCATTGCG GCTTGCGTGGAGAATCAAGATCCTTTAGTGCAGTCTCTGGGTCTTCAAAGCCTTGGCCACCTCTGTGAAGCCGATGCCATTG ATTTTTATTCTGCTTGGGATGTGATTGCAAAGCATGTGCTAAACTACTCAGCGAACGCCATGGTTGCTCACAG CCTCTGTCTTCTTTTGAACTGGGGTGCGATGGATGCACAAGCATACCCTGAGGCATCAGTAGATGTGTTGAAGATACTATGGAATATTGGAACCTCCCAAGATTGTAGACAAGCTTCCTTATGGTCCAAAGCTCGGGCATCTGCCTTTGTGGCATTAACCAGTTATGAG GTAGAGCATCTTGAAAGAAGTATTCCGGACTTCAAGGACAGAAACTTGGAGTATCTTGTGTCCGAGACTGACCCTGAAGTGCTTACTGCGCTGGAAGGATTTGAAGTCAAACTTATAACTTTCGAGCACAT CACCCGGCGAAGATTAGTAAAGCAGAAAAAGGTGTCTGGAAACAAAATTGAGAAGCTGTTAGATGTTTTTCCACGTCTCATCTTTGCTTCAG gaaaagaaagaagagaaaaagaattaCCTGGTGCAGCTCTTTTTTGCCTTCCCTTTACAAAGAAAGATTCAAGGAAGCCAGGAGCATCAGAG GACTTGCAAGATGTACAAGCTAAATATGAAGCCTCACTGATTGATATAGCAACATCTCTTCAACTGTCAAGAAATATATTGATATCAATTCTTTCTTTGCAATCATGGAAGCCCTTCATGCGGAGGTGGATGAGAGCTTATGTCTTGTTACTTGATGCTAAGTTGCAGACTGCTGTTTTGGACAAAACTCCTAAAGCTGCCATGGAAATTCTTAAG AGTATGACAGCAATTGCAGAGAGATCTCTCCCTCGATCTGCTGAGAATATTGCATTAGCTGTTGGAGCCCTTTGTTCG GTGTTGCCTGCTTCCGCACATGCTGTTAAAGCGACCGCCTCAAAGTTTTTGCTGGATTGGTTGTTCCAACATGAACATGAGTATCGCCAATGGTCAGCAGCAATCTCTCTTGGTCTGATATCAAGTTGCCTACACCTCACTGATCACAAGCAGAAATTTGAGAATATCAATGCACTGCTTGAG GTTGCATCTGTGAGCAAAAGCACACTTGTGAAAGGAGCTTGTGGAGTTGGGTTAGGTTATTCATGTCAAACTCTTCTAGCCAGAGCTGCTGCTCACCCGGGCAAAGAGACACACAAGATAGAGGAAGCAGAATTGTTGAGAAAGATCATCAGAACCTTATCCCAGATGATCTCTCAATTCACACCTTCTTCGGCTGATGTTCTTGAAACTCTTTCAGTATCTTTTCCACTTCGATCAGataatttgaattcaaattttgcTGGTGAATTTCTTGGCTCGATGAGTGAGAATTTAGAGGAAGATGTGTGGGGCGTTGCAGGGCTTGTATTGGGTTTGGGTAATTGTGTTGGTGCAATGTACAGAGCTGGGATGTATGATGCAGTTCTTAATGTGAAAGCGTTACTTATTTCATGGATTCCACACCCTTCTGAAGTTACAACTATGAGCAAAgatcatgaaattttattatttgtgggCTCGTGTCTTGCTGTACCTACTGTAATGGCCACATGTCAGAGGTTTGAACTTATTGATGATGCAGAGCTGGAACATCTTTTGAGTTGCTATAAGGAACTAATCTCTGAGCTACTCTCTATTAAAAGATTTGACACCTTCCACCAGAGCTTATTGATGGCATCTTGTTTGGGAGCAGGAAGTCTTGTTGGTGTGGTTTTGAATGAAGGGTCGCACTCTTTGAAAATtgaacacattaaagaattGCTTGCACTGTTCAGAAAAAGTTACGCAGACTCCAATCCTCCACTAATTTATCTCGGTGCCATGCTTGGAGTTGTAAATGCATTAGGAGCAGGTGCAGGGACACTGATTGAACCCCACCCTTTGAGTTCATCACATTCTTCTTCTGATCAGAAG GAAGCTTCTTATATATCTGGTCCTTTAATTACAAATGATGTTCTCGAGCCTGATTTAACATCACTTGTGCAAGAGATGTTCCTAGTTGCGCAAAATTCTGATGCTCATCAGTTACAGCAGCATGCAGCATGGGCAATCTCATTTCTTAGACATTATTTGTGGGTCAAAGATCTTCAAAATGATGAAAGTACCTCAGAGAATGATTCTGTTGGTTCGAAGACCGTCTCACAAAATTTTCCTGAGGACAGCACGGTCATGAAATTGTCTATGTGGCTAATGCATCTGAACTATCTTGGG ACAGGTGATGTCTCACATGTAAACACAGTTTCTAGTGTTCTGCGGTGTCTCTCACATGCTTCTAGGCTACCACCATTGGATTGGGGCGCAATCATCAGACGGTGCATGAGATATGAGAGTCGAGTTGCTGGCTTGTTGGCACAAGACATAACTTTTGAGAGAGGAAATCTCAGGGAGGAATGCTTGCTTTTCTCATTATCGCATGCTAACCAATTTGATCCTCTCCTTAGCTTCCTTGATGAGCTATGTGACATCCCTCGGTTGAGGGTGCTCGAGTCACGCCTGCAATTCTTTTTGCTTTCACATTTGGCCGACCTGGTTAAGATTTTCTCAGGTTCTCGGATCGTGAAATTATTTGAAGATGTTGCTGAGTTATTATCATGGTCTACTTGTCCTGAGAGTTGTGACCCCCTAGAAAAAATCACATTTAGGATTTCATGCTGGAGGGGACTTCAATTGTGTTTGGATGAATCTTCTCATCACACTCAAGACTATAAATCTAGCATGGAAAAATGCATGGAGTTTCTCTTTACTTTGCTGCCTTCTGCTCAAACTGACGAGTCTTGTCAGgttaaaatttttgaagaatggtCTGAAGCACTTAGATGCCTGGAGAAGGCTCAACAAGGATGGCTATTGGATCTTCTAAAG GTTTCAGAGGTGAACTTCACTGTCGCAAACTCTCTGTCGTTTGAAACTGTGAAAAAGATTCAAGCAATAGCAAAACTAGTTCAAAGTGGTTCCCTGCCATTGACTGTGCTTGGTAAACTAAAAGCTTGTCTTTTGGACAGCAGATCTCAAG ATATTTGGGATGCTCTAACTGAAGTTTCAATAACCGTACAACATGCTGAAGGGAATGCCAAAAGACAATGGCTCATTGAGGCACTGGAAATTAGTTGCATTACGAGATTTCCGTCCACG GCTCTGCAGTTTGTCGGCCTGCTATGTGGAAGCTGCTGTATCTATAGGCCCGTGTTAATTGTGGACAAATTCACTGTTTTGAGCGATCTGCCAGTCACCCTCACGTCCCTCCTCTCGGATAGCTCCTGGATGGTAGTAGCAGATTCTGTTGTTTCTTATTTGTGGGCGTCGACGGAGCGGATATATGAATGGAACAAACAATTGAAAGGTGGTTTTGATACACAGTCCATCGACAAGAGTGAAAATGATATAGCCTGCTTTCTCCTACTAGTGATGTATCAGGCTTGTGTGTCCTTGAAAGATCATCTACCTTCAGAGAAACAGCTTCAGCTTGCCAATATGGTGGTACCAGCAAATATGGATGTCCATGCGTTCCAAGCaagattaaattttgatatgaaGAGTCTACCTCTGCTTTGA